A stretch of DNA from Lepus europaeus isolate LE1 chromosome 11, mLepTim1.pri, whole genome shotgun sequence:
CACACCGCCTTGTTCTGTTCCAAGCGCCTTTTCCTCCGCTCCTCCTGTTCGTCGAGCTTACTTTTTACAGGTTGGGGCCTCTTGTCCAGGTTTACCTCGTCTTTCTCATGCTCCGCCTTCTTtaccacttctttctttcttaagtccTTGGTGGTGACCTCGGTGCTGATGTCCACGGCTGCGTCAGGCATGCCCAGCTTTATCTCCAGCAAGGGCACGATTATGGTCCCAATGCATTTCAGCTCCTTTACGATCAGAGCCGAGCCAGGCCGTCCGGTCAGGGGGTCTTGCCCTGGCAGAGAGCTCGTGGTCACAAAAGGGTCTGAAATCATAGCAGGCCGGCCAGGCACAGGATCTgaaacgagtgtgggagcacaaAACTTTTTCTTTATCCTGCAACAAAGGAGGGGAGCCGGGTAGGAATACTAAACAGTCTTAAAGAGTCCCATCCCGAGCGGATTCCAAGAGCCACTcccctcaagataagactcttaaaagACCGTCCAGTTGTAGCTTTGGTGTTGTCCAAGTTTAAGCTGATAGGCGGCAGCCGGCCGCCTCCCCATGCGCCCACCAA
This window harbors:
- the LOC133769788 gene encoding jun dimerization protein 2-like, which produces MISDPFVTTSSLPGQDPLTGRPGSALIVKELKCIGTIIVPLLEIKLGMPDAAVDISTEVTTKDLRKKEVVKKAEHEKDEVNLDKRPQPVKSKLDEQEERRKRRLEQNKAVWARRKERTETLQREFERLEFRNAVLKIQVRELEQERQQLILVLNRRRPTCIVRTDSVPAPWI